From a region of the Salvelinus alpinus chromosome 2, SLU_Salpinus.1, whole genome shotgun sequence genome:
- the LOC139557311 gene encoding scm-like with four MBT domains protein 1 isoform X1: MSHELLESDGDSSQDVSDFNWDDYLEENGAVSVPHHAFKHVDQGLQTGLTPGMKLEVCVRSETDQPYWVATIITTCGQLLLLRYEGYHDDRRADFWCDIMTADLHPLGWSREQGKPMRPPEGVREKQPDWEGFLEKALAEKCSAPANLLEGPQRGKDPVDLLSPGCSVELQDSVDPGVAWGAEVEENMGGRLRLRLVGTERLPDTHSTLWLYYLHPHLHPPGWAKKRGCTLRPPSALVPLHTEEEWEEVRQRISNQPHDEALSEEFYKDRPAIAAHCFTEGMKLEAVDPMSPFCISPATVIKVFSDECFLVKMDCLRGDDSGSFLCHRDSPGIFPAQWSLKNGLPLSPPPEYQGQDFDWADYLKQCEAEAAPQHCFPTEQSDHSFKEAMKLEAVNPLSPEHIHVATVTKVKGQHIWLGLEGLKQAIPELIAHVDSLDIFPVSWCETNGYPLLYPIKPKVEKQRRIAVVQPEKHRAPPKSTTPDTLRLQLASQSETGQGNGKYCCPKIFFNHRCFSGPYLNKGRIAELPQCVGPGNCVLVLKEVLTLLINSAYKPSRVLRELQLDQEDRWHGHGETLKAKYKGKSYRATVEIVRTADCVAEFCRKTCIKLECCPNLFGPRMVLERCSENCSVLTKTKYTYYYGKKKCKRVGRPPGGHSNLEGGVKRRGRRRKRRKQLFVHKKRRSSASLDNTPAGSPQGSGDEEDLDDENSLSDDTGSELQDDQDDSEYSIGKSQPPTPSPSPPATPRPTRKRRKPRSPSYSDDENHPPSPKSSRGEAPQKLCLDTSPLEWSVTDVVCFIRTTDCAPLARIFLDQEIDGQALLLLNLPTLQECMDLKLGPAIKLCHHIERVKLEFYQKFAT; encoded by the exons ATGAGTCATGAGTTGCTGGAGTCCG atgGAGACTCTAGTCAGGATGTGTCTGACTTTAACTGGGATGACTATTTGGAGGAGAACGGGGCAGTGTCTGTGCCCCACCATGCCTTCAAACAC GTGGACCAGGGCTTGCAGACGGGTCTGACTCCAGGTATGAAGCTGGAGGTGTGTGTGCGTTCAGAGACCGACCAACCCTACTGGGTggccaccatcatcaccacctgtGGCCAGCTGCTCCTCCTGCGATACGAAGGTTACCACGACGACCGCCGTGCCGACTTCTGGTGTGACATCATGACGGCTGACCTCCACCCCCTGGGCTGGAGCCGGGAGCAGGGCAAACCCATGAGACCCCCCGAGG GTGTGAGAGAGAAACAACCAGACTGGGAGGGCTTCCTGGAGAAAGCCCTAGCTGAGAAGTGCAGTGCACCTGCCAACCTGCTGGAAGGG ccCCAGCGTGGTAAGGACCCGGTGGACCTGCTGTCTCCAGGCTGCAGTGTGGAGCTGCAGGACAGTGTTGACCCTGGGGTGGCGTGGGGCGCTGAGGTGGAGGAGAACATGGGTGGCAGGCTGAGACTACGCCTAGTAGGCACAGAGAGACTCCCTGATACACACTCCACCCTCTGGCTCTACTACCTGCACCCCCACCTCCACCCACCTGGCTGGGCCAAAAAGCGCGGCTGCACCCTCAGGCCTCCTTCAG CCCTGGTCCCCCTGCACacggaggaggagtgggaggaggtcagacaGAGGATCAGTAATCAGCCTCATGATGAGGCCCTCTCTGAAGAGTTCTATAAG GACCGGCCTGCCATTGCTGCCCACTGCTTCACTGAGGGGATGAAACTGGAGGCCGTTGACCCTATGTCCCCTTTCTGCATCAGTCCTGCCACCGTTATCAAG GTGTTCAGTGACGAGTGCTTCCTAGTAAAGATGGACTGTCTCCGTGGTGATGATTCGGGGTCCTTCCTGTGTCACAGGGACAGTCCTGGGATCTTTCCTGCCCAGTGGAGCCTTAAGAACGGCCTCCCGCTCAGCCCCCCTCCAG AGTACCAGGGGCAGGACTTTGACTGGGCAGACTACCTGAAACAGTGTGAGGCCGAGGCAGCACCACAACACTGCTTCCCCACA GAACAGTCTGATCACAGCTTTAAAGAGGCCATGAAGTTGGAGGCGGTCAACCCACTCTCACCTGAGCACATTCACGTGGCAACGGTAACCAAGGTCAAAGGGCAACATATTTGGCTTGGCCTGGAAG GGCTGAAACAGGCTATACCAGAGCTGATAGCTCATGTGGACTCGTTGGATATCTTCCCTGTCAGCTGGTGTGAGACCAACGGTTACCCCCTGCTGTACCCCATCAAACCCAAAG TTGAAAAGCAGAGGAGGATTGCTGTGGTGCAGCCTGAGAAACA CCGAGCACCACCCAAATCCACAACACCTGACACACTCAGGCTGCAGTTGGCCAGCCAATCAGAGACTG GACAGGGGAACGGAAAGTACTGCTGTCCCAAGATTTTCTTCAACCACCGCTGCTTCTCTGGCCCCTACCTGAACAAGGGCCGCATCGCTGAGCTGCCCCAGTGTGTTGGCCCTGGCAACTGTGTCCTGGTTCTCAAAGAG GTGTTGACTCTGCTGATCAACTCAGCCTACAAGCCCAGCCGGGTGCTCAGGGAGCTGCAGCTGGACCAGGAGGACCGCTGGCACGGCCATGGAGAGACACTCAAAGCCAA GTACAAGGGAAAGAGTTATCGGGCTACGGTGGAGATAGTGCGTACAGCAGATTGTGTGGCGGAATTCTGTAGGAAGACCTGCATCAAGCTGGAGTGTTGCCCAAACCTGTTTGGACCTCGCATGGTTCTGGAGCGCTGCTCAGAGAACTGCTCTGTGCTCACCAAGACCAAATACA CTTATTACTATGGTAAGAAGAAATGTAAACGAGTGGGCCGCCCACCAGGGGGGCATTCTAACCTAGAAGGAGGGGTGAAGAGAAGAggtagaaggaggaagaggagaaagcaACTATTTGTCCATAAGAAGAGACGCTCCTCAGCCTCACTAGACAACACACCTGCCGGGTCAccacag GGCAGTGGAGATGAGGAGGATCTGGATGATGAGAACTCTCTGAGTGACGATACTGGCTCTGAGCTCCAGGATGATCAGGACGATTCAGAATATTCCATTGGGAAGTCTCAACCAcccaccccatccccctctcctcctgcaaCGCCCAGACCAACCCGAAAACGCAGGAAACCTCGCTCCCCATCTTACTCTGATGATGAGAACCACCCACCTTCACCAAAG AGCTCGAGAGGTGAGGCTCCCCAGAAACTGTGTTTGGACACCAGTCCCCTGGAGTGGagtgtgactgatgtggtgtgttTCATCAGGACCACCGACTGTGCTCCCCTGGCACGCATTTTCCTGGATCAG GAGATTGATGGACAGGCTCTGCTTCTGCTCAACCTGCCCACACTGCAGGAGTGTATGGACCTGAAACTGGGACCAGCCATAAAGCTGTGTCACCATATCGAAAGGGTCAAACTTGAATTCTACCAGAAATTTGCTACATAG
- the LOC139557311 gene encoding scm-like with four MBT domains protein 1 isoform X2, which yields MSHELLESDGDSSQDVSDFNWDDYLEENGAVSVPHHAFKHVDQGLQTGLTPGMKLEVCVRSETDQPYWVATIITTCGQLLLLRYEGYHDDRRADFWCDIMTADLHPLGWSREQGKPMRPPEGVREKQPDWEGFLEKALAEKCSAPANLLEGPQRGKDPVDLLSPGCSVELQDSVDPGVAWGAEVEENMGGRLRLRLVGTERLPDTHSTLWLYYLHPHLHPPGWAKKRGCTLRPPSALVPLHTEEEWEEVRQRISNQPHDEALSEEFYKDRPAIAAHCFTEGMKLEAVDPMSPFCISPATVIKVFSDECFLVKMDCLRGDDSGSFLCHRDSPGIFPAQWSLKNGLPLSPPPEYQGQDFDWADYLKQCEAEAAPQHCFPTEQSDHSFKEAMKLEAVNPLSPEHIHVATVTKVKGQHIWLGLEGLKQAIPELIAHVDSLDIFPVSWCETNGYPLLYPIKPKVEKQRRIAVVQPEKHRAPPKSTTPDTLRLQLASQSETGQGNGKYCCPKIFFNHRCFSGPYLNKGRIAELPQCVGPGNCVLVLKEVLTLLINSAYKPSRVLRELQLDQEDRWHGHGETLKAKYKGKSYRATVEIVRTADCVAEFCRKTCIKLECCPNLFGPRMVLERCSENCSVLTKTKYRGHSNLEGGVKRRGRRRKRRKQLFVHKKRRSSASLDNTPAGSPQGSGDEEDLDDENSLSDDTGSELQDDQDDSEYSIGKSQPPTPSPSPPATPRPTRKRRKPRSPSYSDDENHPPSPKSSRGEAPQKLCLDTSPLEWSVTDVVCFIRTTDCAPLARIFLDQEIDGQALLLLNLPTLQECMDLKLGPAIKLCHHIERVKLEFYQKFAT from the exons ATGAGTCATGAGTTGCTGGAGTCCG atgGAGACTCTAGTCAGGATGTGTCTGACTTTAACTGGGATGACTATTTGGAGGAGAACGGGGCAGTGTCTGTGCCCCACCATGCCTTCAAACAC GTGGACCAGGGCTTGCAGACGGGTCTGACTCCAGGTATGAAGCTGGAGGTGTGTGTGCGTTCAGAGACCGACCAACCCTACTGGGTggccaccatcatcaccacctgtGGCCAGCTGCTCCTCCTGCGATACGAAGGTTACCACGACGACCGCCGTGCCGACTTCTGGTGTGACATCATGACGGCTGACCTCCACCCCCTGGGCTGGAGCCGGGAGCAGGGCAAACCCATGAGACCCCCCGAGG GTGTGAGAGAGAAACAACCAGACTGGGAGGGCTTCCTGGAGAAAGCCCTAGCTGAGAAGTGCAGTGCACCTGCCAACCTGCTGGAAGGG ccCCAGCGTGGTAAGGACCCGGTGGACCTGCTGTCTCCAGGCTGCAGTGTGGAGCTGCAGGACAGTGTTGACCCTGGGGTGGCGTGGGGCGCTGAGGTGGAGGAGAACATGGGTGGCAGGCTGAGACTACGCCTAGTAGGCACAGAGAGACTCCCTGATACACACTCCACCCTCTGGCTCTACTACCTGCACCCCCACCTCCACCCACCTGGCTGGGCCAAAAAGCGCGGCTGCACCCTCAGGCCTCCTTCAG CCCTGGTCCCCCTGCACacggaggaggagtgggaggaggtcagacaGAGGATCAGTAATCAGCCTCATGATGAGGCCCTCTCTGAAGAGTTCTATAAG GACCGGCCTGCCATTGCTGCCCACTGCTTCACTGAGGGGATGAAACTGGAGGCCGTTGACCCTATGTCCCCTTTCTGCATCAGTCCTGCCACCGTTATCAAG GTGTTCAGTGACGAGTGCTTCCTAGTAAAGATGGACTGTCTCCGTGGTGATGATTCGGGGTCCTTCCTGTGTCACAGGGACAGTCCTGGGATCTTTCCTGCCCAGTGGAGCCTTAAGAACGGCCTCCCGCTCAGCCCCCCTCCAG AGTACCAGGGGCAGGACTTTGACTGGGCAGACTACCTGAAACAGTGTGAGGCCGAGGCAGCACCACAACACTGCTTCCCCACA GAACAGTCTGATCACAGCTTTAAAGAGGCCATGAAGTTGGAGGCGGTCAACCCACTCTCACCTGAGCACATTCACGTGGCAACGGTAACCAAGGTCAAAGGGCAACATATTTGGCTTGGCCTGGAAG GGCTGAAACAGGCTATACCAGAGCTGATAGCTCATGTGGACTCGTTGGATATCTTCCCTGTCAGCTGGTGTGAGACCAACGGTTACCCCCTGCTGTACCCCATCAAACCCAAAG TTGAAAAGCAGAGGAGGATTGCTGTGGTGCAGCCTGAGAAACA CCGAGCACCACCCAAATCCACAACACCTGACACACTCAGGCTGCAGTTGGCCAGCCAATCAGAGACTG GACAGGGGAACGGAAAGTACTGCTGTCCCAAGATTTTCTTCAACCACCGCTGCTTCTCTGGCCCCTACCTGAACAAGGGCCGCATCGCTGAGCTGCCCCAGTGTGTTGGCCCTGGCAACTGTGTCCTGGTTCTCAAAGAG GTGTTGACTCTGCTGATCAACTCAGCCTACAAGCCCAGCCGGGTGCTCAGGGAGCTGCAGCTGGACCAGGAGGACCGCTGGCACGGCCATGGAGAGACACTCAAAGCCAA GTACAAGGGAAAGAGTTATCGGGCTACGGTGGAGATAGTGCGTACAGCAGATTGTGTGGCGGAATTCTGTAGGAAGACCTGCATCAAGCTGGAGTGTTGCCCAAACCTGTTTGGACCTCGCATGGTTCTGGAGCGCTGCTCAGAGAACTGCTCTGTGCTCACCAAGACCAAATACA GGGGGCATTCTAACCTAGAAGGAGGGGTGAAGAGAAGAggtagaaggaggaagaggagaaagcaACTATTTGTCCATAAGAAGAGACGCTCCTCAGCCTCACTAGACAACACACCTGCCGGGTCAccacag GGCAGTGGAGATGAGGAGGATCTGGATGATGAGAACTCTCTGAGTGACGATACTGGCTCTGAGCTCCAGGATGATCAGGACGATTCAGAATATTCCATTGGGAAGTCTCAACCAcccaccccatccccctctcctcctgcaaCGCCCAGACCAACCCGAAAACGCAGGAAACCTCGCTCCCCATCTTACTCTGATGATGAGAACCACCCACCTTCACCAAAG AGCTCGAGAGGTGAGGCTCCCCAGAAACTGTGTTTGGACACCAGTCCCCTGGAGTGGagtgtgactgatgtggtgtgttTCATCAGGACCACCGACTGTGCTCCCCTGGCACGCATTTTCCTGGATCAG GAGATTGATGGACAGGCTCTGCTTCTGCTCAACCTGCCCACACTGCAGGAGTGTATGGACCTGAAACTGGGACCAGCCATAAAGCTGTGTCACCATATCGAAAGGGTCAAACTTGAATTCTACCAGAAATTTGCTACATAG